AATATCGACATCTTTGCTCAATAAGGCGGCGGTAGTTTTATCGGCACCAGGAGTAGTGATGAATGTTACTTCAATTCCTTCATCAGCAAAGTAGCCGAGATTTTTACTTACATATTGAGGCGCATAGAATATAGAATGTGTTACTTCTGCTACTCTAATTTCAGGTTTTTCAGTTTTATTTTTACATGCAATGGTGCCATTCATCATCAAAAGCAAGGTGATGAGCAGCAATTTATTTTTTTTCATATTTCTTCCTTTTTTTGTTTCTTTTAAGATATTTTTCTAATAAATTTAGTATTTCATAGGTGATAAAAGCGATGATGGCGAGAATGAAAACACCCATCATAACAAGATCTAATTTAAATACTTGTCCACCATACATAACAAGATATCCAATTCCTCCGCGCGAGACTAAAAATTCTCCGACTATTACACCGACCCAAGATAGACCAATATTGATTTTTAAAAGAGATA
This region of Firmicutes bacterium CAG:345 genomic DNA includes:
- a CDS encoding aBC transporter substrate-binding protein (product inferred by homology to UniProt), giving the protein MKKNKLLLITLLLMMNGTIACKNKTEKPEIRVAEVTHSIFYAPQYVSKNLGYFADEGIEVTFITTPGADKTTAALLSKDVDIGLMGPEASIYIEKNNAKDYVIISLSSLKKMDLSCSDVMKTPISPSTN